DNA from Salinispora arenicola:
GCTCCGATGACTGCCGACCGGCACGGGCCGGTCACCAGGGCCGTGGGGTCCACCAGGGTGCCTCCCCCCGCGGCGTGCAGGTTGGCGGTGAGGTAGTCGACGGGCGTACCGGTGTCGTAGAACGTGCCGGGGTAGGGCACCACCGTCAGTTCGCCGGCCGCCTCCGCCGGGCGCCACACCGTTCGTACGAGATCACCGAACTCCACCGGCAGGTCCCGCACCCGCCGCCACGGCAGCAGGGAGAATCCGGTGAAGACGTGCCCATCGAATGTGCCGGGTGCGGTCGGGTCCGCGGCGGGCTGACCCAGCAGACGTACGGTCTCGCCGTCCCAGCCGTGTAGCAACGCGGCGATGTCCGGCCCGGGTGGACGGCGCGGGTCGGCGAGGTACGCGTCGGCGTTCCCCACCAGCACCCCCCGCCCGCCGATCCAATCGTGTAGCTTCGCCACGCCGCCGGCAGTGCCGAGCGGACCGTCGGGTTCCACCGACCGGTGGGCCCGGTCGCCGACGTGGGCGATCACCTGCCCGGCGAGGTAGCTGGCGTTGACCGCCACCCGCCTCGTTCCGGTCAGGCCGAGCCCCGCGAGCCGGGTGAGCACCCGGTCGAGTAGCGGGACGTTCCCGACCGGACAGAGCGCCTTGGGCACTCGCTCGGTCAGCGGACGTAGGCGGCTGCCCTCGCCGGCGGCGAGGACCACCGCGCAGACCTCGACGGCGGTCACGGCCGGGTGTCGGGCACCGCTGGCGGGAACTGCCCCGCGAACGGGCCGATGTCGTAGTAGCCGAGCAGGCGGGCCGTGGGCCAGGTTAACCGGGGTAGGGCGTCCAGCGGGTGCCAGGCGGCTTCGAGGACCTCCGCCCCGTCGACCCGGAGGGCGGTGGTCGACGCCGGCACCTCAGCGGTGAACACCACGTCCACCCACCCCTTGTCGTGGACGATGGCGTTCGGTACCGCTGGGTGTAGCTCGCGTGGGGACAGCCGGACGCCGGTCTCCTCGTACAGTTCGCGGCTCGCGCCGAGCACCGGCGCCTCCCGCCGCTGCAGCAGCCCCGCCGGCAGGGTCCAACCTCGGCCGGGCGGTTGGCGCAGCAGGAGCAGCCGGCCCGCACCGGTTGCCTCGGAGTCACGGACCAGGGTGACCGCACCCACGATGTATTTCGGCACGGCAAGCCGGACCAGGCGACGCCGCACCGGCAGTGGGAGTCGGTAGAAGACCTGATATGCGACGGCACGTGCGGTGACTCGCGAGCGGCGGAGCATGCGTCCAGGCTAGTGCCGTCGGGACGAACTCCGCCGGCCCGGGGCCGGGACGGGTCACTGCCGATGGTCAACCAGGTCGATGAGCTGCGTCACCACCGCGTCCGGTCCGATCACCCGGTCGAAGACCGCGACGAGCATCGTCTCCAGGTCGGGGTAGCCGAGTTCCTCGGAGAGCCGTAGCAGGGGCAGGTCGCTGGCGAGGCCGCGGTCGTGCTTGCGCAGGGCCAGCCCGATGGCGGCCCGCCCGAGGCGAACCTTGTCGGCGATGGAGATTCCCGGCTCGGTGTGGTCGGCAAACCACCGGTTGATCTGCATCTGGGCATGTGGTGACTTGACGAAGTCGAGCCACTCGCGGCGGGGACCGCGCGGGGCGGCGTCGAAGCCACCCGGTGCCTTCTCGGTCTCGGTGAAGATCTCCACGACGTCACCGTCGTCGAGGTAGGAGGACAGTGGGGCGAGCCGACCGTTGATCCGCGCTGCCAGGCAGTGGTCACCGCGTTCGGTGCCCAACTCGTACGCGAGGTCGACCGGAGTGGCGCCGGCCGGCAGCAGCACCTGTCGGCCGTCGGCGAAGACCTGGATCTGCGCCTCGGCGAGGTCACTGCGCAGTGACTCCAGGAACTGCGCCGGGTCGGCGGTCTCCTGCTCCCAGTCGAGTACGCGTCGCAGCCAGTCCAACTGTTCGTCCCGTACGGCGGTGCCGGCGCCGGTGCGGGGAAACCGGTAGCTGGCGGCGATGCCGTACTCCGCCGAGCGGTGCATCTCCTCCGTACGGATCAGCACCTCCACGGTACGGTCCTTCAGCCCGCGGACGCTGGTGTGCAGGGACCGGTAGAGGTTGTTTTTCGGGGAGGCGATGTAGTCCTTGAACCGGCCGGGTACCGGGGGCCACGTGCCGTGGATGGCGCCCAGCGCCGCGTAGCAGTCGGTGGCGGGGCCGTCCACGACGACCACGACCCGGGGCAGGTCGGACGGGATGGTGTGGTCGCCGGCCAGGGTGTCCTTCCAGATCGAGTAGAAGTGGCGCGGGCGGGAGGTCACCTCGGCGTCGACCCGGTTACGGCGCAGCGCGGTCTTGGCCCGGGCGACGACCTCCGCCAGGTACGCGTCCCAGCCGGGCCGGTCGTGTACGTGCCGGGCGATGCGGTTGTACTCCTCTGGCTTCAGGTGCAGCAGCACGATGTCGTCCAGTTCCCGCTTGAGCTTCTGAATGCCCAGCCGCTCGCAGAGGGGAACGAGTACCTCTTGGGTCTTGCGGGCGATACGTTCCCGGGACGCGGCGGAGCGGACGCCGAGCGTGCGCATGTTGTGCAGCCGGTCGGCCAGTTTGATGATGAGCACCCGGACGTCCTTGCCGGCCGCAATGATCATCTTGCGGATCGTCTCGGCCTCGGCCGCCTGCCCGTAGAACGCCTTGTCGAACTTGGTCACTCCGTCGACCAGGTGGGCGACCTTGGGTCCGAAATCGTCGGCGAGGGCCTGGAGGGTGTATCGGGTGTCCTCGACGGTGTCGTGCAGCAGTGCCGCGACCAGGGTGGTCGTGTCCATGCCAAGGCTGGCGCAGATCTGGGCGACCGCGAGCGGGTGGG
Protein-coding regions in this window:
- a CDS encoding NUDIX hydrolase, giving the protein MLRRSRVTARAVAYQVFYRLPLPVRRRLVRLAVPKYIVGAVTLVRDSEATGAGRLLLLRQPPGRGWTLPAGLLQRREAPVLGASRELYEETGVRLSPRELHPAVPNAIVHDKGWVDVVFTAEVPASTTALRVDGAEVLEAAWHPLDALPRLTWPTARLLGYYDIGPFAGQFPPAVPDTRP
- a CDS encoding RelA/SpoT family protein, yielding MDVDAGHGAAVEGALPAQPADLPLTRRLRSLLAWSTAETDPVSQLVRTHRNIHSGTDPSVLRRAYTIAETMHRGQFRKSGEPYITHPLAVAQICASLGMDTTTLVAALLHDTVEDTRYTLQALADDFGPKVAHLVDGVTKFDKAFYGQAAEAETIRKMIIAAGKDVRVLIIKLADRLHNMRTLGVRSAASRERIARKTQEVLVPLCERLGIQKLKRELDDIVLLHLKPEEYNRIARHVHDRPGWDAYLAEVVARAKTALRRNRVDAEVTSRPRHFYSIWKDTLAGDHTIPSDLPRVVVVVDGPATDCYAALGAIHGTWPPVPGRFKDYIASPKNNLYRSLHTSVRGLKDRTVEVLIRTEEMHRSAEYGIAASYRFPRTGAGTAVRDEQLDWLRRVLDWEQETADPAQFLESLRSDLAEAQIQVFADGRQVLLPAGATPVDLAYELGTERGDHCLAARINGRLAPLSSYLDDGDVVEIFTETEKAPGGFDAAPRGPRREWLDFVKSPHAQMQINRWFADHTEPGISIADKVRLGRAAIGLALRKHDRGLASDLPLLRLSEELGYPDLETMLVAVFDRVIGPDAVVTQLIDLVDHRQ
- a CDS encoding nucleotidyltransferase family protein codes for the protein MTAVEVCAVVLAAGEGSRLRPLTERVPKALCPVGNVPLLDRVLTRLAGLGLTGTRRVAVNASYLAGQVIAHVGDRAHRSVEPDGPLGTAGGVAKLHDWIGGRGVLVGNADAYLADPRRPPGPDIAALLHGWDGETVRLLGQPAADPTAPGTFDGHVFTGFSLLPWRRVRDLPVEFGDLVRTVWRPAEAAGELTVVPYPGTFYDTGTPVDYLTANLHAAGGGTLVDPTALVTGPCRSAVIGAGARVHGAVTNAVVWPQATVRPHEHVRNAIRVGDELTVGAGEPLLPGASSMSGEADERSELP